From the genome of Syntrophorhabdaceae bacterium:
GAGCTGAAAAGCTTTACCAAGGCCGCGGAGATGCTCTACCTTACCCAGCCCACCGTGAGCAAACAGATTGTCGATCTCGAGAGGTTCTTCGAGGTGAAGCTCATCGACCGGACAAAACGGAGCGTGGTTCTCACGAAAGCGGGAGAGATCCTCCTCAAGTACGCCATCGAATTCATGGCCCTCAAGAAAGAGACGATCGATGCCATAGACGCCTTCCGGGGCTTGAAAAAAGGCACCATGCTCCTGGGGGCGAGCACGATTCCCGGCACCTATATGCTCCCCCGGCTCCTCGGCCTCTTTAACCGCCAGTACGAGGGCATTCAGCTCAGGCTCCTCATCTCCGACTCGAAGGACGTGCTCAACATGACCGATCTCGGTGAGATCGACATCGGTTTCGTGGGCGCAAAGGACGACACACGGAAGATAGACTATAAGAAGATCATCGATGACACCATCGTGATCGCCGCTCCGAAAGATTATCCCGATACGATTCCCCTGGCCTCCCTTAAGGATTATCCCCTCATCGCCCGGGAGCCCGGCTCCGGCACGCGCAATGCCTTCGATCTCGCCATGGCCAGGTTTTCCTCGTCCCAGGACGGGCTGAAGACCGTGGCGGAGCTTTCGAGCACCCAGGCCATAAAAGAGGCGGTAAAAGGGGGGATGGGACTCACCTACATCTCGCGCATGGCCATAGGGGACGAGCTTGCCCACAAGGAGCTCAAGGTGGTGCGCGTGGAGGGGCTGCCCGAGATACGCCGCTCTTTTTACATGGTCACCAAGAAAGGAAAGACCCCTTTGCCCCAGGTAAAGGCCTTTATGGATATTTTAGAAAAATGGAGAAAACATGAAAAGTCTTAGATGGGCCCTCGCAGGGCTCCTCCTTCTGATCGCCTGTTCCGTGGCGGAAGCAAAGCCTTATATTGATATCGTGGGAGCAAAATTCAAAAAGGTCACCGTAGCGGTCCCCGGATTTAAAGGGGAGTCGTCTGCCGGAGCGCAGATGTCCGACCTCCTCAACAAAGACCTCGACCTTTCAGGATTTTTTATTGTGGCGCCGCCATCCCTTTTCGACAAGGAGCTCTCCGGTGAAGGGGTCGAAAAAAGCGAGATCAGGTTCAATAACTGGCGCTCCATCGGCGTCGAGCTGCTCTGCAAGGCGAGGGTCCAGGAGAAAGACGGCGAGCTTAGCCTCGAGGCCTGGCTCTACGACACCATCGATGGGAACTTCCTCTTCGCCAAGAGATATAAGGGGGGCAAGGACGCATGGAGAGGAATGGTCCACAAGCTTGCCGACGAGATCGTGCTGGCGGTGACGGGCGAAAAGGGCATCATGAGCTCACGCATCCTCTTTGTCGCGGGCACGAGGTACCACAAGGAGCTGTATACGGCAGACATCGACGGCGCCGGCCCGAAAAAACTGACGGCCTACAAGAGCATCACCCTCTCGCCATCCGTATCCCCTGAAGGAAAATTCCTCTCTTTTACGTCTTATAAGGATGGGAGGCCGAACCTCTACGTGGTGGACATCCAGGGAAACCGGGAGGTAAGGTCGGACAAGGACGATGGAATGAAGCTGGGCACCTACTGGATCAACAAGAGCACCCTCGGCTTTTCCCACACCTCGGGAAGGTACTCGACCATTTATGCGCTTGATGTGACGAACGGGGGGAAGAAGCAGATCCTCAGAAAGGAGGGCATCCTCGCCTCTCCTTCCTTCTCGCCCGACGGGTCGAAGATGGCTTTCGTCTCCGACATGTACGGCTCCGCCCAGATCTTCACGAGGGATATGGCGAGCGGCGAGATCAAGAGGCTCACCTATTCGGGCAATTATAATTCCGCACCCGCCTTTTCCCCGAAGGGAGACCTCATCGCCTTCGTCTCCAAGATGGACGGCTCCTTCGAGATCTGCATCATGAATGCGGACGGCTCGAACCAGAGGGTCCTCACGAACGGAAACGGCGCGGTGAACGATTCCCCGAGCTTTTCCCCCTGCGGCAGGTATATCATCTATTCGAGCAAGAACGGGAGCAGGTCAACGATCAACCTCATGCTCTTCAACGGCGAAAACCAGAGGGTCCTCAAGCTCCTGAACGGCAACGAGGACCAGCCTAAATTCATGCCGTGACGCGGCCCATAACGTTCGTTAAAGCCGCCCACAGCCCCTAAGGAGGGATTTTCCATGAAATATCTTTCACTGTTACTCATTCCCCTGATGCTTTACGGAGTCTTCGGCTGCGCACCCAAAACGGTCATGCCGGAGCGGGCGGCGGTTACCACCTCGCCGGACCAGGGAGCAGCCGGGGCGGGGGACAAGGAAAGGGGCAGGGAGAGAGGCATCTCCGAGGAGGACCTGGCCACAAGGGCGGAAAGGGAAAGGCTTCAGAGGTTGCGTCAGGAGAAGCTCGACCAGGACGCGAAGTCCGCCCTCTTCAAGGACATCCGCTTCGATTACGACAGCTATTCCGTCAAGGCCGATGATATCCCCCGCCTGAGGGATATCGGCAAATGGCTCTCCGAGAACAGGACCGTCGGCGTCACGGTGGAAGGCCACTGCGACGAGAGGGGGACCCAGGAATATAACCTCATGCTCGGCCAGAAGAGGGCCGAGGTCGTAAAGGATTATCTCGTAAAGGCCGGCGTCGATGAGAAGCGGATCAAGGCAGTATCCTTCGGCAAGGAAGCACCCATCGATCCCGGACATTCCGAAGAGGCGTTTGCGAAGAACAGGCGCGCCCATCTCAACATAGAACAAAAGGGGTGAGAACATGAAACGATTCGCGATCGCAGGCGTTCTTTTTCTCTTGGCAGGCTGCGCATCTTCTTCCGAGACGGACCAGCTGCGCAGGCACGTCATGATGACGGACCAGGAGCTGGGACAATTCAAGACGGAGACGAGCCGCAAGATCGCATCCCTCAACACGGATATCGACAATATCCGGAAACAGATGCTCACCGTCAGCGCGTCGACCGACGAGAAGGAAGACAAGTATAAATCGGTCCTCGGGAAAGTGGACGAGTTGCAGCACCAGCTCGACACGTACTGGAAAGATACGAAGAAGGAGATCGCCGCCCTCAAGAAAGGAGGCGGCGGGATGAGCATGACGCCCAGGGCGGCACCCCAGGTGGTGGACGCATCAGCCGAGGCCCCTTACAAAGATGCATTCGACACATTCCAGAAAGGCATGTATAAGGACGCAATCCAGAAATTCACCGCCTTTGTGGACGCCTACCCCAAATCAACCCTCGCACCGAACGCCTTATTCTGGCTTGGAGAATCCTACATGATGCAGCGGGATTATGACAAGGCCATCGTCAGTTTCCAGGACCTCCTCGACAAGTACCCGAAAACCGATATGGCCCCCAAGGCGCTCCTCTCCCAGGCAGACGCCTTCCTCGGCCTGAAAGACAAAAAAAGCTCCGTAACCATCCTCAAAAAGGTAATAGAGCTCTATCCCAAATCCGAAGAAGCGGTGATCGCCGAGCGGAAGTTGAGAAATATTAACCTCTAGGGGGTTTTCTGTCACCTCCTCGGAAATCAATGCGAATCGGCTGATCTCAAGCGGTCTTGTAAGTCTGGGGCCACGGCGGCGGGAGGGACTTAACCTCTCCGCTTCGGCTGCGCCCGTCACCCGCTAAAAGACGGTTCGTCGGGCACTCGTGGCGGAGCGACGTTCTTCAATATACCGGGCTTATCTTCGTCGTCAGCTCCTCGGCGTCCTTCCTTGTACGCCGCTTGAAGCGCCTACTTTTGGCTCCGAAGCCTCCTCCTTGCTGCACCCGGTCTATTTTCGAAGGCCGCCCCGCCACCCGCCACCTAACTCGTCGTACCTCCTCGAACAGGGGTGACTGTCCTTCGGAGCGTTTCTCCTCCCCGAGCGGGTCCCGACGGTGCTCGCAAGGCGCCGCGAGAATAACGCCCTCCCGGCCACTCTGAAGCTGGATCGAGAAAGGCAGTAAATTTTGAAGATAGCATATTTCTGACTTCTTTTCCGAAAAAAACTCCCCTGCTTTCTCTTCTCTTATCAGCTTAAAAATGCATCAAATTGGGAATTGAATCGATCAGGATGCCTGGTCTGTTATCTTGTCGGAAAGGGGCTTATGGCGACAAGAGCAAGAAGCATCGTAATCAAACCGATATATAGTTTTCTTACGGGAAGTGTTGGCATCTAAGGGTATCGAGGGTATATCCGCGCCGGGGCCTTCAATTACTTGAGTTTATCATCGAAATCGGGGGCATCGTCAAGTTCTACCGCAAAGATGCGGGTTTTTGAACCGCCCTTCGGCGCAGGCAGGCAGAGAGACCTTACGGTCACCATTTGCCTGCGTGAGCACCACGGTCCATGGTCGATCCCGAAAGCCCGGTCATTTGCTAAAAAATAGTTTCGGTCCGCCTCAGATGATGGTTTCACTCCATTTCATCCATCAGTGTGGAAATTGATAATTTGTGATTGCCGCCTTAGAATTGAATCGTGAGGGCCAAACGGCGTTCTCAGACGAGACTCTCATTTGTCCGACCGAGACCCGAATTAACGCCCTATATGGAACCTTCCGGGTCCTTGAAAGCGCCATCATATAGAGGAGGTCAAGATGCGAAAGGTTCATGCAATTGTTCCGGTAATCATAGGTCTGATATTCTCGCTCGCAGCAGCACTAAGCGCGGAAGATACACAGGGGCGCGAGGCGATGAAGAAGATCGAGCCCTTGCCGCAGGACCTGGAGATCCAACTGTCGCTGAGCGCGCTGCCGCCGCACCTGAGGGCCAATGCGACAGTATATACTTTAAACCCTGATAAGGGCTTCGAAGTTGCCCGCAAGGGTACTAATGGATTTCACGCCTTTGTTGCCCGGACCGGCGATGATACGTTCAGGGGAGCCTGGCCCTTCACGCAATATAGAGATGATATTCTCTACCCGATTTTCTTCGATAACGCGGGTGCGGGGGCACAGATGCGGGTCTTCTTTGACGCGGCAGAGATGCAGGCCAAAGGCACTCCTCCCGGGGAGCTAAAGAAAATCATCAAAGACCGTTACAAATCAGGATACTATCAAGCGCCGGAGCGGGCCGGTATCTCCTATATGCTGTCGCCGGTGCTGAGAACCTATGTAAACCCGGAAGAAGACGACAGTGTCCTCACCCTTAACATTCCACACGTCATGTATTACGCCCCCAATGTATCCAATGAAGCTATCGGGGGCGGGAAACCCGGCGGCATGTACCCTTTTGTGATAATGCCCGGACCACATGGATACTTCATCCAGCTTTTCGGCCTCACGGAAAGATCGGCGATTAATAAAGAGTACAAAGAGATGCTTGCACGACTTTGCAAAATCAGGGAAGCATGGTGTCTGACGCCTATGCCGCCTTCGATCTACCAATGAAACCTTTGTCTGGGACGCTCCCGGGCTGCCCCATGGGGAGACGACTCTAAGTGGGGAAGCTCGCGGTCGGGGTCACCCCACCGGTACGTAGGGCTCCAGGCCCAACAGCCGTGCCGCATTGGAAAAACAGATTTTCTCCTTGTTCTCGTCCGTGAGAAAGGGCAATTGGAGAAAAAACCGGAGTTCTTCCCCCTGATCTGTCCATGGGCTGTCCGACGCAAAGAGCAGGCGTTCTGCAGGGTGTTCCCTGAGGATGCGTTCCCGGAACTTCCCCGGCATCTTACGCAGAACGAATGACGTGTCCAGGTAAAGGTCCCGCCCCAGCAAATGGAGCATTGTTTCCTCGTAGGCCTCTTCTCCTCCCAGATGGGCAATAACCATACAGAGTTCCGGGACGGCCTCGTGCACCGCGGCCAGACGCTTCGGCGTGGCATGGACCGGGTCGGGAAGGCCCCTATCCATCCCTGCATGGAAAAGAATGAACATGTCTTCTGCCGCCACCGATTCATATAAAGGATACATACGGGGATCATCGACAAAAAAATCCTGATAATCAGGGTGAAGCTTGAAGCCCCGAAACCCTTCACGCTTCAGTATCTTCATCTGATCGGGGCTCAGGGGATCGGCGGGGTGCATGGCGGCCAGCGCTTCAATGCCCCGTTGCCGGATGGCGGCGAGAAACCGCTGTATGGATGGAACCTGTTCCGGCCTCGTCGCCACCGCCGCCACGACGGAAAGATCGATCCCGGCAGA
Proteins encoded in this window:
- a CDS encoding selenium metabolism-associated LysR family transcriptional regulator, with the translated sequence MDLRHLETFVRIAELKSFTKAAEMLYLTQPTVSKQIVDLERFFEVKLIDRTKRSVVLTKAGEILLKYAIEFMALKKETIDAIDAFRGLKKGTMLLGASTIPGTYMLPRLLGLFNRQYEGIQLRLLISDSKDVLNMTDLGEIDIGFVGAKDDTRKIDYKKIIDDTIVIAAPKDYPDTIPLASLKDYPLIAREPGSGTRNAFDLAMARFSSSQDGLKTVAELSSTQAIKEAVKGGMGLTYISRMAIGDELAHKELKVVRVEGLPEIRRSFYMVTKKGKTPLPQVKAFMDILEKWRKHEKS
- a CDS encoding OmpA family protein, encoding MKYLSLLLIPLMLYGVFGCAPKTVMPERAAVTTSPDQGAAGAGDKERGRERGISEEDLATRAERERLQRLRQEKLDQDAKSALFKDIRFDYDSYSVKADDIPRLRDIGKWLSENRTVGVTVEGHCDERGTQEYNLMLGQKRAEVVKDYLVKAGVDEKRIKAVSFGKEAPIDPGHSEEAFAKNRRAHLNIEQKG
- the ybgF gene encoding tol-pal system protein YbgF, with product MKRFAIAGVLFLLAGCASSSETDQLRRHVMMTDQELGQFKTETSRKIASLNTDIDNIRKQMLTVSASTDEKEDKYKSVLGKVDELQHQLDTYWKDTKKEIAALKKGGGGMSMTPRAAPQVVDASAEAPYKDAFDTFQKGMYKDAIQKFTAFVDAYPKSTLAPNALFWLGESYMMQRDYDKAIVSFQDLLDKYPKTDMAPKALLSQADAFLGLKDKKSSVTILKKVIELYPKSEEAVIAERKLRNINL
- a CDS encoding amidohydrolase family protein, translated to MKRGREISYRNQTVKIDFHTHIYPDHVALGTVTAVCERSGIDAYTDGTLEGLKRSMASAGIDLSVVAAVATRPEQVPSIQRFLAAIRQRGIEALAAMHPADPLSPDQMKILKREGFRGFKLHPDYQDFFVDDPRMYPLYESVAAEDMFILFHAGMDRGLPDPVHATPKRLAAVHEAVPELCMVIAHLGGEEAYEETMLHLLGRDLYLDTSFVLRKMPGKFRERILREHPAERLLFASDSPWTDQGEELRFFLQLPFLTDENKEKICFSNAARLLGLEPYVPVG